A genomic stretch from Pontibacter liquoris includes:
- the dnaA gene encoding chromosomal replication initiator protein DnaA: MIKDCSTVWSNCLQVIKENIGEQSFKTWFEPIKPISLRDSVLTIQVPSQFFYEWLEEHYVQLLKKVIYQELGSEGRLEYSIIVDRGNESNKPQTVNIPTKKIPQAVVNSYRPEQNFIKSPFESKTIDRNFLNSQLNSSYNFENYIEGDCNRLARSAGFAVANKPGTTSFNPLMVYGGVGLGKTHLVQAIGNHIKNSDPNKFVLYVSSEKFVNQFIESVRTNNVQDFANFYLLVDILIIDDVQFLSGKDKTQEMFFHIFNHLHQSGKQIVMTSDCPPRDLKGLEERLLSRFKWGLTADLQSPDFETRMAIIQKKMQSDGIDIPDNVVEYLAYSVDTNVRELEGVLISLIAQSSLNRKEIDLELAKQALKHIIEDVETEVNLDFIQKTVAEYFQVSLDSLKAKTRKKEIVTARQVAMYFAKEFTSHSLKSIGYHFGGRDHSTVIHSVQTVSDLIDTDKKFKASIQELQKKFKSKAG, encoded by the coding sequence ATGATCAAAGACTGTTCTACTGTATGGAGTAACTGCCTGCAGGTGATAAAGGAAAATATTGGCGAACAAAGCTTTAAAACTTGGTTCGAGCCGATTAAGCCCATATCCCTGCGCGACAGCGTACTGACCATACAAGTGCCCAGCCAGTTCTTTTACGAATGGCTGGAGGAGCACTATGTGCAGCTTCTGAAAAAAGTCATCTACCAGGAACTCGGCAGCGAGGGAAGGCTGGAATACTCTATTATTGTGGACCGTGGAAACGAGTCTAACAAGCCGCAGACGGTCAACATACCGACCAAAAAAATACCACAGGCCGTGGTGAACTCTTACAGGCCGGAACAGAATTTTATCAAGAGCCCGTTCGAGTCCAAAACCATTGACCGCAACTTCCTTAACTCGCAGCTCAATTCTTCTTATAATTTCGAGAACTACATTGAGGGGGACTGTAACCGCCTGGCGCGCTCGGCGGGTTTTGCCGTGGCCAACAAACCCGGCACTACTTCTTTTAACCCGCTGATGGTGTATGGCGGTGTGGGGCTGGGCAAAACGCACCTGGTGCAGGCGATTGGCAACCACATCAAAAACAGCGACCCCAACAAGTTTGTGCTGTATGTGTCGTCCGAAAAGTTCGTGAACCAGTTCATCGAATCGGTGCGCACCAACAACGTGCAGGACTTTGCTAACTTTTACCTGTTGGTGGATATCCTCATCATCGACGACGTGCAGTTCTTGAGCGGCAAGGATAAAACGCAGGAGATGTTCTTTCACATCTTCAACCACCTGCACCAGTCGGGCAAGCAGATCGTGATGACCTCCGATTGCCCGCCGCGTGACCTCAAAGGCCTGGAAGAGCGCCTGTTGTCGCGCTTTAAGTGGGGCCTGACGGCCGATTTGCAGAGCCCGGACTTTGAAACCCGGATGGCTATCATCCAGAAAAAGATGCAGAGCGACGGCATCGATATTCCGGACAACGTGGTGGAATACCTGGCCTACAGCGTTGACACGAACGTGCGGGAACTCGAAGGCGTGCTGATCTCGCTTATCGCGCAATCGTCGCTCAACCGCAAGGAAATTGACCTGGAGCTTGCCAAGCAGGCCCTAAAGCATATCATCGAGGATGTGGAGACAGAGGTAAACCTCGACTTCATCCAGAAAACGGTGGCCGAGTACTTCCAGGTGAGCCTGGATTCGCTCAAAGCCAAAACCCGCAAGAAAGAGATCGTGACGGCACGGCAGGTAGCCATGTACTTTGCCAAAGAGTTTACCAGCCATTCGCTTAAATCCATCGGGTACCACTTCGGCGGCCGCGACCACAGTACCGTTATTCACTCGGTGCAAACTGTTTCGGACCTGATCGACACCGACAAGAAATTCAAAGCCAGCATACAGGAGCTTCAGAAGAAGTTTAAATCCAAGGCAGGCTGA
- a CDS encoding bifunctional metallophosphatase/5'-nucleotidase, whose amino-acid sequence MKRRDFIKASAVGAAGISLLGMPFSAEAAQQLTLTILHTNDQHSRIDPMPADGRKYGGMGGMARRASLIEKVRREEPNVLLLDAGDIWQGTPYFNFFKGELEYQLMSQMKYDAATLGNHDFDNGLEGLHNQLPKAEFPFLVANYNFNNTILKNRFQPYKVFEKQGLRIGVFGLGIELAGLVSKNNYGQTEYLDPVAVAREMVQELRGQQKCHLVICLSHLGYSYKDEKIDDLKLAGQVEGIDLIIGGHTHTFLDVPTIVQNTGGQTLVNQVGWSGIFLGRIDFTFNKKTKQRTAFRTAVLPVDNPVLTS is encoded by the coding sequence ATGAAAAGAAGAGATTTCATTAAAGCATCGGCCGTGGGGGCAGCGGGTATCAGCTTGCTGGGAATGCCTTTTTCGGCCGAAGCAGCCCAGCAGCTTACGCTGACCATCCTGCACACCAACGACCAGCATTCGCGCATAGACCCCATGCCCGCTGATGGGCGGAAGTATGGCGGCATGGGCGGCATGGCCCGCCGCGCCTCCTTAATAGAGAAGGTGCGCCGCGAGGAGCCCAATGTGCTGCTGCTGGATGCCGGCGACATCTGGCAGGGCACGCCGTATTTTAACTTCTTTAAAGGCGAGCTGGAGTACCAGCTGATGAGCCAGATGAAGTATGACGCAGCCACGCTCGGCAACCACGACTTCGACAACGGCTTGGAGGGCTTGCACAACCAGTTGCCCAAAGCAGAGTTCCCGTTTTTGGTCGCCAACTATAACTTTAACAACACCATCCTCAAAAACCGGTTTCAGCCCTATAAGGTGTTTGAAAAACAGGGGCTGCGCATAGGCGTGTTCGGGCTGGGCATTGAGCTGGCGGGGCTGGTAAGCAAAAACAACTATGGCCAGACCGAGTACCTGGACCCGGTGGCGGTGGCGCGCGAAATGGTGCAGGAACTGCGCGGACAGCAGAAGTGCCATTTGGTGATCTGCCTCTCGCACCTGGGCTATAGTTATAAGGACGAAAAGATAGACGACCTGAAGCTTGCCGGGCAGGTAGAAGGCATCGACCTGATCATCGGAGGGCACACGCATACGTTCCTCGACGTGCCCACCATAGTGCAAAATACAGGCGGCCAAACGCTCGTTAACCAGGTGGGCTGGTCGGGTATTTTTCTGGGGCGTATCGACTTCACATTCAATAAAAAGACAAAGCAGCGGACTGCTTTCCGGACCGCCGTTTTGCCTGTGGATAACCCTGTATTAACTTCGTGA